A part of Aegilops tauschii subsp. strangulata cultivar AL8/78 chromosome 2, Aet v6.0, whole genome shotgun sequence genomic DNA contains:
- the LOC109742776 gene encoding uncharacterized protein isoform X3: MPFLAMETSLKDLHGRMIKVEYASDRAGGTRGGGYGTGNYGSGGYGGAGFGSGGGGYAGNGGCYGSGGYGSTGYGSGGDGYAGNGADYGSAGHGSGGGYGNAGYGGYSSAAGGGEYSSINNNAVAGGYGGIDGSYNNASNSGGSAGSYGGACEIYNNASNSGGSAGGYGGSGGSYNNASNSVGSAGSYGGGGGIYNNASNSGGNVGGYGGGGGSYNNASNSGGSAGGYGGGGGSYSNASNSGGSAGGYGGGGGSYNNASNSGGSAGGYGGGGGSYNNASNSGGSAGDYGGCGRSYNNAGNSGGSAGGYGGGGGSYNNCSNSGGSAGGYGGGGGSYNNASNSGGSAGGYGGGGGSYNNASNSGGGAGSYGGAGGYGAGNYNSGAGGNAVFGEKTGSFSSGYSAVAGGNNGSAGGNNFPNMYGAGNYNSGAGGNAVLGEKTGSFSSGHSAVAGGNNGSAGGNNSPNTYGAGNFNSGAGSNAVFGEKTDSFSRGNSVVAGGNNGGYSAGGYNSPNTFGAGNYNSGAGNNAVLGGSTGSFSSGHSAVAGGNNGGYSACGYNSPNTFGAGNYNSGAGDSAVLGGSTGSFSSGHSAVAGGNNGGNFAGNVSGNFPGSRNGSSYAGGFGGAETLGASKVQYNGQDDLLGADYFSESEDRHAGRSA, translated from the exons ATGCCTTTTCTGGCTATGGAGACGTCCTTGAAG GACCTTCACGGACGAATGATAAAGGTAGAATACGCCAGTGACCGTGCTGGTGGGACACGTGGAGGTGGATACGGCACTGGTAATTACGGAAGTGGCGGATATGGCGGCGCGGGATTTGGAAGCGGCGGCGGTGGATATGCTGGCAATGGTGGTTGTTACGGAAGTGGCGGATATGGCAGCACGGGATatggaagtggtggtgatggatATGCGGGCAATGGTGCTGATTATGGAAGTGCAGGGCATGGCAGTGGTGGTGGATATGGTAATGCGGGATATGGTGGTTACAGTAGTGCTGCAGGTGGCGGCGAGTATTCTAGCATCAACAACAATGCTGTTGCTGGTGGCTATGGCGGCATTGACGGAAGCTACAATAATGCCAGCAACTCGGGCGGAAGTGCTGGTAGCTATGGCGGTGCTTGCGAAATCTACAATAATGCCAGCAACTCTGGTGGAAGTGCTGGTGGCTATGGCGGCAGTGGCGGAAGCTACAATAATGCCAGCAACTCGGTCGGTAGTGCTGGTAGCTATGGCGGCGGTGGCGGAATCTACAATAATGCCAGCAACTCAGGTGGAAATGTTGGTGGctacggcggcggtggcggaagCTACAATAATGCCAGCAACTCGGGTGGAAGTGCTGGTGGctacggcggcggtggcggaagCTACAGTAATGCCAGCAACTCGGGTGGAAGTGCTGGTGGctacggcggcggtggcggaagCTACAATAATGCCAGCAACTCGGGTGGAAGTGCTGGTGGctacggcggcggtggcggaagCTACAATAATGCCAGCAACTCGGGTGGAAGTGCTGGTGACTACGGCGGCTGTGGCAGAAGCTACAATAATGCCGGCAACTCAGGTGGAAGTGCTGGTGGctacggcggcggtggcggaagCTACAATAATTGCAGCAACTCGGGTGGAAGTGCTGGTGGCTatggcggcggtggcggaagCTACAATAATGCCAGCAACTCGGGTGGAAGTGCTGGTGGctacggcggcggtggcggaagCTACAATAATGCCAGCAATTCGGGTGGAGGTGCTGGTAGCTACGGCGGCGCTGGTGGCTATGGCGCGGGCAACTACAACAGCGGAGCTGGCGGCAATGCAGTCTTCGGCGAAAAGACCGGCAGTTTCAGTAGTGGGTATTCTGCTGTTGCTGGTGGCAACAACGGCAGCGCTGGTGGGAACAATTTCCCCAACATGTATGGTGCCGGCAACTACAACAGCGGAGCTGGCGGCAATGCAGTCCTCGGTGAAAAGACTGGCAGTTTCAGCAGTGGGCATTCTGCTGTTGCTGGTGGCAACAACGGCAGTGCTGGTGGGAACAATTCCCCCAACACCTATGGTGCCGGCAACTTCAACAGCGGAGCTGGCAGCAATGCAGTCTTCGGCGAGAAGACCGACAGTTTCAGCAGAGGGAATTCTGTTGTTGCTGGTGGCAACAACGGCGGCTACAGTGCTGGTGGATACAATTCCCCCAACACCTTTGGTGCAGGAAACTACAACAGCGGAGCTGGCAACAATGCAGTCTTGGGCGGAAGCACTGGCAGTTTCAGCAGCGGGCATTCTGCGGTTGCTGGTGGCAACAACGGCGGCTACAGTGCTTGTGGGTACAATTCCCCCAACACCTTTGGTGCCGGAAACTACAACAGCGGAGCTGGCGACAGTGCAGTCTTGGGTGGAAGCACTGGCAGTTTCAGCAGCGGGCATTCTGCGGTTGCTGGTGGCAACAACGGCGGCAACTTTGCTGGAAATGTGAGCGGCAACTTTCCTGGCAGCCGCAATGGCAGCAGCTATGCCGGAGGATTCGGCGGCGCCGAGACCCTTGGAGCTAGCAAGGTGCAGTACAACGGCCAAGACGACCTGCTGGGTGCTGACTACTTCTCCGAGTCGGAGGACCGTCATGCGGGCAGGTCAGCGTAA
- the LOC109742776 gene encoding uncharacterized protein isoform X2 — protein MDRESGRSKGFGFVTYASTEAAAAAISAMDGRDLHGRMIKVEYASDRAGGTRGGGYGTGNYGSGGYGGAGFGSGGGGYAGNGGCYGSGGYGSTGYGSGGDGYAGNGADYGSAGHGSGGGYGNAGYGGYSSAAGGGEYSSINNNAVAGGYGGIDGSYNNASNSGGSAGSYGGACEIYNNASNSGGSAGGYGGSGGSYNNASNSVGSAGSYGGGGGIYNNASNSGGNVGGYGGGGGSYNNASNSGGSAGGYGGGGGSYSNASNSGGSAGGYGGGGGSYNNASNSGGSAGGYGGGGGSYNNASNSGGSAGDYGGCGRSYNNAGNSGGSAGGYGGGGGSYNNCSNSGGSAGGYGGGGGSYNNASNSGGSAGGYGGGGGSYNNASNSGGGAGSYGGAGGYGAGNYNSGAGGNAVFGEKTGSFSSGYSAVAGGNNGSAGGNNFPNMYGAGNYNSGAGGNAVLGEKTGSFSSGHSAVAGGNNGSAGGNNSPNTYGAGNFNSGAGSNAVFGEKTDSFSRGNSVVAGGNNGGYSAGGYNSPNTFGAGNYNSGAGNNAVLGGSTGSFSSGHSAVAGGNNGGYSACGYNSPNTFGAGNYNSGAGDSAVLGGSTGSFSSGHSAVAGGNNGGNFAGNVSGNFPGSRNGSSYAGGFGGAETLGASKVQYNGQDDLLGADYFSESEDRHAGRSA, from the exons ATGGACAGGGAGTCTGGCAGGTCAAAGGGCTTTGGATTTGTTACTTATGCATCTACAGAAGCTGCCGCGGCTGCCATTAGTGCCATGGATGGCAGG GACCTTCACGGACGAATGATAAAGGTAGAATACGCCAGTGACCGTGCTGGTGGGACACGTGGAGGTGGATACGGCACTGGTAATTACGGAAGTGGCGGATATGGCGGCGCGGGATTTGGAAGCGGCGGCGGTGGATATGCTGGCAATGGTGGTTGTTACGGAAGTGGCGGATATGGCAGCACGGGATatggaagtggtggtgatggatATGCGGGCAATGGTGCTGATTATGGAAGTGCAGGGCATGGCAGTGGTGGTGGATATGGTAATGCGGGATATGGTGGTTACAGTAGTGCTGCAGGTGGCGGCGAGTATTCTAGCATCAACAACAATGCTGTTGCTGGTGGCTATGGCGGCATTGACGGAAGCTACAATAATGCCAGCAACTCGGGCGGAAGTGCTGGTAGCTATGGCGGTGCTTGCGAAATCTACAATAATGCCAGCAACTCTGGTGGAAGTGCTGGTGGCTATGGCGGCAGTGGCGGAAGCTACAATAATGCCAGCAACTCGGTCGGTAGTGCTGGTAGCTATGGCGGCGGTGGCGGAATCTACAATAATGCCAGCAACTCAGGTGGAAATGTTGGTGGctacggcggcggtggcggaagCTACAATAATGCCAGCAACTCGGGTGGAAGTGCTGGTGGctacggcggcggtggcggaagCTACAGTAATGCCAGCAACTCGGGTGGAAGTGCTGGTGGctacggcggcggtggcggaagCTACAATAATGCCAGCAACTCGGGTGGAAGTGCTGGTGGctacggcggcggtggcggaagCTACAATAATGCCAGCAACTCGGGTGGAAGTGCTGGTGACTACGGCGGCTGTGGCAGAAGCTACAATAATGCCGGCAACTCAGGTGGAAGTGCTGGTGGctacggcggcggtggcggaagCTACAATAATTGCAGCAACTCGGGTGGAAGTGCTGGTGGCTatggcggcggtggcggaagCTACAATAATGCCAGCAACTCGGGTGGAAGTGCTGGTGGctacggcggcggtggcggaagCTACAATAATGCCAGCAATTCGGGTGGAGGTGCTGGTAGCTACGGCGGCGCTGGTGGCTATGGCGCGGGCAACTACAACAGCGGAGCTGGCGGCAATGCAGTCTTCGGCGAAAAGACCGGCAGTTTCAGTAGTGGGTATTCTGCTGTTGCTGGTGGCAACAACGGCAGCGCTGGTGGGAACAATTTCCCCAACATGTATGGTGCCGGCAACTACAACAGCGGAGCTGGCGGCAATGCAGTCCTCGGTGAAAAGACTGGCAGTTTCAGCAGTGGGCATTCTGCTGTTGCTGGTGGCAACAACGGCAGTGCTGGTGGGAACAATTCCCCCAACACCTATGGTGCCGGCAACTTCAACAGCGGAGCTGGCAGCAATGCAGTCTTCGGCGAGAAGACCGACAGTTTCAGCAGAGGGAATTCTGTTGTTGCTGGTGGCAACAACGGCGGCTACAGTGCTGGTGGATACAATTCCCCCAACACCTTTGGTGCAGGAAACTACAACAGCGGAGCTGGCAACAATGCAGTCTTGGGCGGAAGCACTGGCAGTTTCAGCAGCGGGCATTCTGCGGTTGCTGGTGGCAACAACGGCGGCTACAGTGCTTGTGGGTACAATTCCCCCAACACCTTTGGTGCCGGAAACTACAACAGCGGAGCTGGCGACAGTGCAGTCTTGGGTGGAAGCACTGGCAGTTTCAGCAGCGGGCATTCTGCGGTTGCTGGTGGCAACAACGGCGGCAACTTTGCTGGAAATGTGAGCGGCAACTTTCCTGGCAGCCGCAATGGCAGCAGCTATGCCGGAGGATTCGGCGGCGCCGAGACCCTTGGAGCTAGCAAGGTGCAGTACAACGGCCAAGACGACCTGCTGGGTGCTGACTACTTCTCCGAGTCGGAGGACCGTCATGCGGGCAGGTCAGCGTAA
- the LOC109742776 gene encoding uncharacterized protein isoform X1: MSFASRMGIVLRRASGSSNSSLLQAVRCMSSSKLFVGGLSYATDDPTLRDAFSGYGDVLEARIIMDRESGRSKGFGFVTYASTEAAAAAISAMDGRDLHGRMIKVEYASDRAGGTRGGGYGTGNYGSGGYGGAGFGSGGGGYAGNGGCYGSGGYGSTGYGSGGDGYAGNGADYGSAGHGSGGGYGNAGYGGYSSAAGGGEYSSINNNAVAGGYGGIDGSYNNASNSGGSAGSYGGACEIYNNASNSGGSAGGYGGSGGSYNNASNSVGSAGSYGGGGGIYNNASNSGGNVGGYGGGGGSYNNASNSGGSAGGYGGGGGSYSNASNSGGSAGGYGGGGGSYNNASNSGGSAGGYGGGGGSYNNASNSGGSAGDYGGCGRSYNNAGNSGGSAGGYGGGGGSYNNCSNSGGSAGGYGGGGGSYNNASNSGGSAGGYGGGGGSYNNASNSGGGAGSYGGAGGYGAGNYNSGAGGNAVFGEKTGSFSSGYSAVAGGNNGSAGGNNFPNMYGAGNYNSGAGGNAVLGEKTGSFSSGHSAVAGGNNGSAGGNNSPNTYGAGNFNSGAGSNAVFGEKTDSFSRGNSVVAGGNNGGYSAGGYNSPNTFGAGNYNSGAGNNAVLGGSTGSFSSGHSAVAGGNNGGYSACGYNSPNTFGAGNYNSGAGDSAVLGGSTGSFSSGHSAVAGGNNGGNFAGNVSGNFPGSRNGSSYAGGFGGAETLGASKVQYNGQDDLLGADYFSESEDRHAGRSA; the protein is encoded by the exons ATGTCTTTTGCTAGTAGGATGGGGATTGTGCTGAGGAGGGCCTCGGGGTCCTCGAATTCGTCGCTGCTCCAGGCAGTAAGGTGCATGTCTTCTTCCAAGCTTTTTGTTGGAG GACTATCATATGCCACAGATGACCCAACTCTGAGGGATGCCTTTTCTGGCTATGGAGACGTCCTTGAAG CTAGAATCATCATGGACAGGGAGTCTGGCAGGTCAAAGGGCTTTGGATTTGTTACTTATGCATCTACAGAAGCTGCCGCGGCTGCCATTAGTGCCATGGATGGCAGG GACCTTCACGGACGAATGATAAAGGTAGAATACGCCAGTGACCGTGCTGGTGGGACACGTGGAGGTGGATACGGCACTGGTAATTACGGAAGTGGCGGATATGGCGGCGCGGGATTTGGAAGCGGCGGCGGTGGATATGCTGGCAATGGTGGTTGTTACGGAAGTGGCGGATATGGCAGCACGGGATatggaagtggtggtgatggatATGCGGGCAATGGTGCTGATTATGGAAGTGCAGGGCATGGCAGTGGTGGTGGATATGGTAATGCGGGATATGGTGGTTACAGTAGTGCTGCAGGTGGCGGCGAGTATTCTAGCATCAACAACAATGCTGTTGCTGGTGGCTATGGCGGCATTGACGGAAGCTACAATAATGCCAGCAACTCGGGCGGAAGTGCTGGTAGCTATGGCGGTGCTTGCGAAATCTACAATAATGCCAGCAACTCTGGTGGAAGTGCTGGTGGCTATGGCGGCAGTGGCGGAAGCTACAATAATGCCAGCAACTCGGTCGGTAGTGCTGGTAGCTATGGCGGCGGTGGCGGAATCTACAATAATGCCAGCAACTCAGGTGGAAATGTTGGTGGctacggcggcggtggcggaagCTACAATAATGCCAGCAACTCGGGTGGAAGTGCTGGTGGctacggcggcggtggcggaagCTACAGTAATGCCAGCAACTCGGGTGGAAGTGCTGGTGGctacggcggcggtggcggaagCTACAATAATGCCAGCAACTCGGGTGGAAGTGCTGGTGGctacggcggcggtggcggaagCTACAATAATGCCAGCAACTCGGGTGGAAGTGCTGGTGACTACGGCGGCTGTGGCAGAAGCTACAATAATGCCGGCAACTCAGGTGGAAGTGCTGGTGGctacggcggcggtggcggaagCTACAATAATTGCAGCAACTCGGGTGGAAGTGCTGGTGGCTatggcggcggtggcggaagCTACAATAATGCCAGCAACTCGGGTGGAAGTGCTGGTGGctacggcggcggtggcggaagCTACAATAATGCCAGCAATTCGGGTGGAGGTGCTGGTAGCTACGGCGGCGCTGGTGGCTATGGCGCGGGCAACTACAACAGCGGAGCTGGCGGCAATGCAGTCTTCGGCGAAAAGACCGGCAGTTTCAGTAGTGGGTATTCTGCTGTTGCTGGTGGCAACAACGGCAGCGCTGGTGGGAACAATTTCCCCAACATGTATGGTGCCGGCAACTACAACAGCGGAGCTGGCGGCAATGCAGTCCTCGGTGAAAAGACTGGCAGTTTCAGCAGTGGGCATTCTGCTGTTGCTGGTGGCAACAACGGCAGTGCTGGTGGGAACAATTCCCCCAACACCTATGGTGCCGGCAACTTCAACAGCGGAGCTGGCAGCAATGCAGTCTTCGGCGAGAAGACCGACAGTTTCAGCAGAGGGAATTCTGTTGTTGCTGGTGGCAACAACGGCGGCTACAGTGCTGGTGGATACAATTCCCCCAACACCTTTGGTGCAGGAAACTACAACAGCGGAGCTGGCAACAATGCAGTCTTGGGCGGAAGCACTGGCAGTTTCAGCAGCGGGCATTCTGCGGTTGCTGGTGGCAACAACGGCGGCTACAGTGCTTGTGGGTACAATTCCCCCAACACCTTTGGTGCCGGAAACTACAACAGCGGAGCTGGCGACAGTGCAGTCTTGGGTGGAAGCACTGGCAGTTTCAGCAGCGGGCATTCTGCGGTTGCTGGTGGCAACAACGGCGGCAACTTTGCTGGAAATGTGAGCGGCAACTTTCCTGGCAGCCGCAATGGCAGCAGCTATGCCGGAGGATTCGGCGGCGCCGAGACCCTTGGAGCTAGCAAGGTGCAGTACAACGGCCAAGACGACCTGCTGGGTGCTGACTACTTCTCCGAGTCGGAGGACCGTCATGCGGGCAGGTCAGCGTAA